The following coding sequences are from one Ooceraea biroi isolate clonal line C1 chromosome 5, Obir_v5.4, whole genome shotgun sequence window:
- the LOC105281221 gene encoding peroxisomal (S)-2-hydroxy-acid oxidase GLO1 isoform X1, translating into MTEYVCIQDYEKYALEHLPPSVRDYYKSGAGDEYSVKWNREAFKNYRIRPRFLRDVSKRDISTTVLGQKVSMPVGVAPTAMQRMAHPDGECANARAAQAAGTIFILSTISTSSIEEVAKAAPDCIKWFQLYVYTDRNLTVNLIRRAERAGFKALVLTIDAPLFGDRRADLRNKFALPGHLRFANFEGDLSQRINVAKSGSGLNEYVTALFDASLSWDDVKWLKRITTLPIILKGILTAEDACLAVESGIDGIVVSNHGARQIDSVPATIEALPEISKAVGDKVEVYMDGGITQGIDVIKALALGAKMVIY; encoded by the exons atgacAGAATACGTGTGTATCCAGGATTACGAGAAATATGCTTTGGAACATTTACCTCCTTCTGTGAGAGATTATTACAAGAGTGGCGCAGGAGATGAATATTCTGTAAAATGGAACAGAGAAGCTTTCAAAAA CTATAGGATACGTCCTCGATTTTTACGGGATGTGTCCAAAAGGGACATAAGCACGACGGTATTGGGCCAAAAAGTTTCGATGCCTGTGGGAGTTGCACCCACTGCTATGCAACGTATGGCGCATCCTGATGGAGAGTGTGCTAATGCAAGGG CCGCTCAAGCAGCAGGGACAATCTTCATTCTTTCAACGATATCGACGAGCAGTATAGAAGAAGTGGCGAAAGCCGCACCTGATTGCATAAAGTGGTTCCAGCTCTACGTTTATACCGATAGGAACCTTACTGTGAATTTGATAAGGCGGGCCGAACGCGCTGGTTTTAAAGCACTGGTTCTCACTATCGACGCGCCGTTGTTCGGTGATAGGCGTGCTGATCTGAGAAATAAATTCGCATTACCAGGCCATTTGAG ATTTGCAAATTTCGAAGGTGATTTATCGCAGAGAATAAATGTTGCCAAGAGCGGCTCTGGACTTAACGAGTATGTGACCGCACTGTTCGATGCATCACTCTCCTGGGACGACGTAAAATGGCTCAAGAG AATTACGACACTACCAATAATACTTAAGGGGATTCTGACGGCAGAAGACGCATGTTTAGCCGTGGAAAGTGGGATCGATGGCATTGTAGTTTCAAATCACGGTGCACGTCAAATAGACAGCGTTCCAGCGACG ATCGAAGCTTTGCCAGAAATAAGCAAAGCGGTGGGAGATAAAGTCGAAGTCTACATGGACGGCGGGATAACACAAGGCATCGATGTGATTAAAGCCTTGGCACTCGGCGCAAAAATggtaatttattga
- the LOC105281221 gene encoding peroxisomal (S)-2-hydroxy-acid oxidase GLO1 isoform X2: MTEYVCIQDYEKYALEHLPPSVRDYYKSGAGDEYSVKWNREAFKNYRIRPRFLRDVSKRDISTTVLGQKVSMPVGVAPTAMQRMAHPDGECANARAAQAAGTIFILSTISTSSIEEVAKAAPDCIKWFQLYVYTDRNLTVNLIRRAERAGFKALVLTIDAPLFGDRRADLRNKFALPGHLRFANFEGDLSQRINVAKSGSGLNEYVTALFDASLSWDDVKWLKRITTLPIILKGILTAEDACLAVESGIDGIVVSNHGARQIDSVPATIEALPEISKAVGDKVEVYMDGGITQGIDVIKALALGAKMVFIGRPMLWGLAHDGEKGASKILELIKKEIDVAFALTGCASVKDITRDMVIHASHYSRL, translated from the exons atgacAGAATACGTGTGTATCCAGGATTACGAGAAATATGCTTTGGAACATTTACCTCCTTCTGTGAGAGATTATTACAAGAGTGGCGCAGGAGATGAATATTCTGTAAAATGGAACAGAGAAGCTTTCAAAAA CTATAGGATACGTCCTCGATTTTTACGGGATGTGTCCAAAAGGGACATAAGCACGACGGTATTGGGCCAAAAAGTTTCGATGCCTGTGGGAGTTGCACCCACTGCTATGCAACGTATGGCGCATCCTGATGGAGAGTGTGCTAATGCAAGGG CCGCTCAAGCAGCAGGGACAATCTTCATTCTTTCAACGATATCGACGAGCAGTATAGAAGAAGTGGCGAAAGCCGCACCTGATTGCATAAAGTGGTTCCAGCTCTACGTTTATACCGATAGGAACCTTACTGTGAATTTGATAAGGCGGGCCGAACGCGCTGGTTTTAAAGCACTGGTTCTCACTATCGACGCGCCGTTGTTCGGTGATAGGCGTGCTGATCTGAGAAATAAATTCGCATTACCAGGCCATTTGAG ATTTGCAAATTTCGAAGGTGATTTATCGCAGAGAATAAATGTTGCCAAGAGCGGCTCTGGACTTAACGAGTATGTGACCGCACTGTTCGATGCATCACTCTCCTGGGACGACGTAAAATGGCTCAAGAG AATTACGACACTACCAATAATACTTAAGGGGATTCTGACGGCAGAAGACGCATGTTTAGCCGTGGAAAGTGGGATCGATGGCATTGTAGTTTCAAATCACGGTGCACGTCAAATAGACAGCGTTCCAGCGACG ATCGAAGCTTTGCCAGAAATAAGCAAAGCGGTGGGAGATAAAGTCGAAGTCTACATGGACGGCGGGATAACACAAGGCATCGATGTGATTAAAGCCTTGGCACTCGGCGCAAAAATg GTATTTATTGGCAGACCAATGCTATGGGGTTTGGCACATGATGGCGAAAAAGGAGCCAGCAAAATTCTTGaacttataaaaaaagaaattgatgtAGCATTCGCATTAACTG gtTGCGCCTCCGTAAAGGATATTACACGAGATATGGTAATTCATGCATCACACTACAGTCGTTTGTaa
- the LOC105281219 gene encoding probable ubiquitin carboxyl-terminal hydrolase FAF-X, producing MTIATRGQGVGIDPPDSQQNTQMHSPPGPQQLADTMSGLQLTENVVQTECSNDAITTVEDSNQLHGEPDFPISKLNMLHEKISSPRWVVPVLPEQELECLLQASIELCKKGIDVQSEACQRFFREGLTISFTKILTDDAVNSWKLNIHNCINANCARLVELCVLKLDEDWFPLLDLLAMVFNPSNKFHTFNAVRASETVPPGSDIPDEELYARPPPDSRSPRGWLVDLINRFGSLNGFEILLSRFQSGRNLTVPVIYALIRPFGLCYELLTVHTIVKYLMPIVEMVPLILNNLTDDELKKEAKNESKNDAISAIIKAAKCLVSRVPHQEEMIKNLEILRLKMILRLLQISSFNGKMNALNEVNKVISSVSYHQHRNTIVEEEEWLTAERMAKWIKDNGVLEIVLRDSLHQPQYVEKLEKILRFIIKERALTLEDLDAVWAAQAGKHEAIVKNVHDLLAKLAWDFSPEQLDHLFECFQTSWRTANKKQREKLLELIRRLAEDDKDGVMAHKVLTLFWTLAHSDEVPTEIMDQALNAHVKILDYSCSQERDAQKTIWLDKCVEELKNGDKWALPALKQIREICCLYEPNPNLGHNQRSHHLHYRQEVIERLQSEHSVVILVTNSLTNYMDKVRQLVKENPEIDANTFMPDGRYNHIMQVQERLNFLRFLLKDGQLWLCADQAEQIWQCLAEQGVFVSDREACFKWFSKLMGDEPDLDPAINKDFFQNNILQLDPTLLTESGIKCYERFFKAVNSKEGKLKLKRRTFLMDDVDLIGTDYLWRVVTNSPEEIANRGIELLKEVNTNLGPRLQSSVLAFHETYIAECMDRLKAHYDTVTVLSKVYLDGKEEREEQMTNKIKMEAIKMCRVMKVLQEYINECDTAFPGERKILPLHRAARGKHLSLVIRFASPGRNVDDIDIFTHSNDTLASLRRQILRRIKASGTNVKLDLFINGESLEQSDDRKLLSQIPLRDKMLLSAKLSQVNSNMPSSPDSSSDSSTSSPHHPYDGPNVEAENSLPGVVMSQRSQYATFFFQLADLGCTLQHSQLRDGARNLLQLVPPDTFTVTRLQWLFGHYKDDEALQIGSHCNEQNTTVDSLFFTASPSQVLYNLEVLYTLLMPALDPMSERAFEFQYNFIKSGEAGVILDMLTKNKFLPNADETTKRSAYLTVLRLCKLLLTVMGNVMACVMDEVQQSGTSENHDNHVNNRGRVTVLKQALQSVPNQSTEYMLRSVAAKLAQHLAHRMLSGGPEADRCRQLFVQALSWELPDVATIRAIIRLAWAASTGNLNNINASNEALHSMHETNQKEQRNPDNNDVLVCKEALEVLTIALVLNPSALETLSRDKIWHTFLIDLVLLSTSRAIRIAGGEQFFLISTWCSGGHQTLLVTITLLFNVLNTTVTENAKQSHEYFQLLCRLLNFAHMSGCPLTSAETLLNVEIAWLKNVRDNVKETGESQVDEALLEGHLGLTKELLAFLPPNQKYEIGSDEKHGVNLIKELVEDFVFPASRLMLQLRSTGELSASQACPVCTTPQSTSAAFDLLVGLCVGCVPNMKLLVTMLTDMFYSEKDEPLLEWDYLPPVGLRPLKGFVGLKNAGATCYMNSVLQQLYMVESIRVGLLAAEGAATDLNEDFSGEERIEGEQTIETNDNDTNEEKCGADESRKEYNIGILKQVQAIFGHLAYSKLQYYIPRGLWKHFKLQGEPVNLREQQDAVEFFMSLVESLDEALKALGHEQIMGKILGGSYSDQKICKGCPHRYSKEEPFSVISVDIRNHSNLLDSLEQYVKGELLEGADAYHCDKCNKKVVTVKRLCVKKLPPILAIQLKRFEYDFERVCAIKFNDYFEFPRDLDMEPYTVSGLAKLEGEVIDCDYEESIKGTCTKYQLSGIVVHSGQASGGHYYSYILHRLNDGTAKWYKFDDGDVTECKMEEEEEMKSQCFGGDYLGEVFDHMLKRMSYRKQKRWWNAYMLFYTRLDVEENSLMKSVNELSLYTKLGVMKMPSAIEYSVRKQNIKFMHNRNQFSAEYFQFIKKLVSCNPHNINRQNVNEKLSPEAEELAMLSVQLASRFLFYTGFHTKKTLRGTATDWYDIVCHHLRSSKNVRSWFANEVLFNHPHRFCEYLLSCPSTEVRTAFLKILVFLAHVSLQDGPCAPPSLSAPTILLDPVATLSDHLLHAVLSLLHREISDHGRHLPHYFSLFHAYASLGLAEKAQLLKLNVPVTFMLVAIDEGPGPTIKYQYPELTKLHQVVSMLIRCCDVSSKAHSSHTQPRTEPLPNPYGDPACQSEYLMPIQSQAADILFIRTSYIKKLIEDANVTEDTVKLLQYCCWENPHLSRTVLSELLWQIGFAYTHELRHHTDILLAILLMEDSWQTHRVHNALKGVPDEREGLFETIQRSKNHYQKRAYQCIKCMVQLFSKCRPAHQLLHHSPELKRKWSHAIDWLHDELDKRPYASTAPYTHAYNNWSPPAQSNDSANGYVLERSNSARKTLERACELCPDVDEPEVEDTSEDCAEEAEKYQHISKYQSTKPTKFQTSLRKIRKTRNNRGLEWASIDYPDFTVIQMQEEQQPQPGPSPVHTPHLALQMHNPQNCESSQNTSQDP from the exons ATGACGATTGCCACTAGGGGCCAGGGAGTTGGTATAGACCCTCCCGACAGCCAACAAAATACACAG ATGCATAGTCCACCAGGTCCACAACAATTGGCAGACACAATGTCGGGGCTCCAACTCACCGAGAATGTGGTACAAACTGAATGCAGCAATGATGCTATCACTACAGTGGAGGATAGCAACCAGCTTCATGGAGAGCCTGATTTTCCTATTTCAAAACTTAATATGCTTCATGAGAAGATATCTAGTCCACGATGGGTTGTACCAGTTCTGCCCGAACAAGAATTAGAGTGCCTGTTACAAGCCAGTATCGAACTTTGTAAAAAAG GAATTGATGTACAAAGCGAAGCGTGTCAACGCTTTTTTCGAGAAGGTCTCACAATCTCATTTACCAAGATATTAACAGATGATGCAGTAAACAGTTGGAAATTGAATATTCATAATTGTATCAACGCTAACTGTGCACGTTTGGTGGAACTATGTGTCCTGAAATTAGATGAGGATTGGTTTCCTCTACTTGATTTGCTGGCCATGGTTTTTAATCCTAGTAATAA ATTTCACACATTTAACGCAGTAAGAGCTTCAGAAACTGTTCCTCCTGGTAGCGATATTCCTGATGAGGAATTGTATGCTCGTCCACCACCTGACTCGCGAAGTCCCCGTGGTTGGTTAGTGGATCTTATAAACAg ATTCGGCAGCCTCAATGGATTCGAAATTTTGCTCTCTAGATTTCAGAGTGGACGTAATTTAACAGTGCCAGTTATTTATGCTTTAATAAGACCTTTTGGCTTGTGTTATGAACTATTAACTGTTCACACTATAGTTAAATATCTGATGCCTATTGTT GAAATGGTACCTCTcatcttgaataatttaactGATGATGAGTTGAAGAAAGAGGCAAAAAACGAATCAAAAAATGATGCAATATCAGCCATAATCAAAGCTGCTAAATGCTTAGTGTCACGCGTACCTCATCAGGAAGAGATGATAAAGAACTTGGAAATACTGAGACTGAAAATGATATTGAGACTCTTACAAATTTCTTCGTTTAACGGAAAGATGAATGCTTTAAATGAagttaacaaagtaatatctAGTGTTAGTTATCACCAACATCGTAATACAATAGTGGAAGAGGAGGAATGGCTTACCGCAGAACGTATGGCA AAATGGATTAAAGACAATGGGGTGTTGGAAATTGTACTAAGGGATTCGTTACACCAACCACAATATGTAGAGAAACTGGAGAAAATTTtacgatttattataaaagaacgtGCACTTACGTTAGAAGACTTAGACGCTGTTTGGGCTGCACAAGCTGGTAAACACGAGGCGATTGTGAAGAACGTACACGATCTGTTAGCCAAACTAGCTTGGGACTTTAGTCCTGAACAGCTTGATCATCTATTTGAGTGTTTTCAG ACAAGTTGGAGGACTGCCAACAAGAAACAGCGGGAAAAACTGTTAGAATTGATCAGGAGACTCGCGGAAGATGATAAAGATGGCGTTATGGCACACAAG GTATTAACTCTCTTTTGGACATTGGCTCATTCTGATGAAGTACCTACAGAAATCATGGATCAGGCACTAAACGCTCACGTGAAAATTCTCGATTACTCATGCTCACAAGAGAGAGATGCACAAAAGACAATCTGGCTAGATAAATGTGTTGAGGAGTTGAAAAACGGTGATAAGTGGGCCCTACCTGCATTGAAGCAAATTCGCGAAATATGTTGCCTTTATGAACCAAATCCCAATCTAGGTCATAATCAACGGAGCCACCATTTACATTACAG ACAAGAAGTAATAGAGCGTCTACAAAGTGAGCATTCAGTGGTGATACTTGTAACGAATAGTTTAACTAATTATATGGATAAAGTACGACAATTGGTGAAGGAGAACCCTGAAATCGACGCAAATACTTTTATGCCTGACGGTCGATACAATCATATTATGCAAGTACAGGAAAGATTGAATTTCTTGCGTTTCTTACTAAAG gaTGGACAATTATGGTTATGCGCTGATCAAGCAGAACAAATTTGGCAGTGTTTAGCTGAGCAAGGTGTATTTGTTTCGGATCGCGAGGCGTGTTTCAAGTGGTTTTCCAAGCTTATGGGAGACGAGCCAGATCTGGATCCAGCAATAAACAAAGATTTctttcaaaacaatatattacagTTAGATCCAACATTGCTTACAGAAAGCGGTATTAAGTGTTATGAAAGGTTTTTCAAGGCCGTTAATTCTAAGGAAGGGAAATTGAAACTGAAACGCAGAACGTTTCTTATGGATGATGTAGACTTAATTGGGACTGATTATCTCTGGAGA GTCGTAACCAATAGTCCTGAGGAAATTGCAAACAGAGGCATAGAACTGTTGAAGGAGGTGAACACCAATCTAGGACCGCGATTGCAGTCGTCTGTTTTAGCATTTCATGAGACATACATAGCGGAATGTATGGATAGATTGAAAGCTCATTATGACACGGTGACTGTTCTGAGTAAGGTGTATCTGGATGGGAAGGAAGAGCGCGAAGAACAAATGACAAATAAGATTAAGATGGAAGCCATAAAGATGTGTCGCGTGATGAAAGTTTTGCAGGAGTATATAAATGAGTGTGACACAGCTTTCCCAGGGGAACGAAAAATATTACCATTGCATAG AGCAGCTCGTGGCAAGCATCTATCACTTGTTATTCGTTTTGCGAGTCCTGGTCGAAATGTTGACGATATAGATATCTTTACGCATAGTAATGATACCTTAGCCTCGTTGAGGCGTCAAATATTACGCAGGATTAAAGCAAGCGGGACAAATGTGAAactcgatttatttattaatggaGAATCGCTAGAACAATCTGATGATAGAAAACTGCTTTCTCAGATTCCGCTGAGAGATAAAATG tTGTTGTCGGCAAAGCTCAGTCAAGTGAATAGCAATATGCCAAGTTCGCCAGACAGTAGCTCGGATAGCTCTACCAGTTCTCCGCATCATCCATACGACGGGCCGAATGTAGAGGCAGAGAATAGTTTGCCTGGTGTG GTGATGTCGCAGAGATCGCAGTACGCGACATTCTTCTTTCAATTAGCGGATCTTGGCTGTACCCTTCAACATTCGCAGTTGCGCGACGGTGCACGCAATCTCTTGCAGCTGGTGCCGCCAGATACCTTCACTGTAACACGATTACAGTGGTTATTTGGTCACTACAAAGACGATGAAGCTTTACAGATCGGTTCCCATTGTAACGAGCAGAATACGACAGTAGATTCTCTATTTTTTACTGCGAGTCCTAGCCaagttttatacaatttagAG GTGTTGTACACTTTGTTGATGCCGGCTCTCGACCCTATGTCCGAGAGGGCATttgaatttcaatataatttcataaaaagtgGCGAAGCGGGCGTTATCCTCGATATGCTGACCAAAAACAAGTTTTTACCAAATGCGGACGAAACCACGAAGCGGTCTGCGTATCTGACAGTGCTGAGACTCTGCAAGCTCCTCCTGACCGTAATGGGCAACGTGATGGCGTGCGTAATGGACGAAGTTCAGCAGAGCGGAACCTCAGAGAATCACGACAATCACGTTAACAACCGTGGTCGAGTGACAGTATTGAAACAAGCCCTTCAAAGTGTACCCAATCAAAGTACCGAGTATATGCTGAGAAGCGTAGCGGCCAAACTGGCACAGCATCTGGCGCACCGAATGCTCTCTGGAGGGCCAGAGGCTGACCGCTGCCGGCAGCTTTTCGTGCAGGCCCTTTCATGGGAATTACCGGATGTGGCTACTATACGTGCCATAATTAGACTAGCGTGGGCCGCATCCACGGGTAACTTGAACAACATTAACGCGTCGAACGAGGCCCTTCATTCGATGCACGAGACAAATCAGAAAGAACAGAGGAATCCCGATAATAACGATGTCCTCGTGTGCAAAGAAGCGCTCGAGGTACTGACGATCGCCCTGGTATTGAATCCGTCGGCGCTAGAGACGTTGTCGAGGGACAAAATATGGCACACCTTCTTGATAGATCTCGTACTACTCAGCACGTCGAGGGCTATCAGGATCGCTGGTGGTGAACAATTTTTTCTCATATCGACATGGTGCAGCGGCGGGCATCAAACGTTGCTGGTCACGATAACGCTACTCTTCAATGTTTTGAACACGACCGTTACGGAAAACGCCAAGCAAAGCCACGAATACTTTCAGCTACTGTGCCGGCTTTTAAACTTCGCGCATATGTCAGGCTGTCCCCTTACGTCCGCGGAGACGTTATTAAATGTAGAAATAGCTTGGCTGAAAAACGTTCGAGATAACGTGAAGGAAACCGGGGAAAGCCAAGTGGACGAAGCCTTGCTCGAGGGCCACCTCGGTTTGACGAAGGAGCTCCTGGCCTTCTTGCCGCCCAACCAAAAGTATGAGATCGGCTCCGATGAGAAGCACGGAGTAAATTTGATCAAGGAATTGGTGGAGGATTTTGTGTTCCCCGCGTCCCGACTTATGCTGCAACTTCGCAGCACCGGCGAATTGAGCGCTTCGCAGGCGTGTCCGGTGTGCACCACTCCTCAATCAACCAGTGCCGCGTTCGACTTGCTCGTAGGTCTTTGCGTAGGTTGTGTACCCAACATGAAACTTCTAGTCACAATGCTCACCGACATGTTTTACTCCGAGAAAGATGAACCGTTACTAGAGTGGGATTATCTACCGCCTGTGGGACTTAGACCGCTTAAGGGCTTCGTAGGATTGAAGAATGCAGGAGCTACTTGTTACATGAATTCAGTATTACAGCAATTGTACATGGTAGAGAGCATTAGGGTTGGATTATTGGCGGCAGAAGGTGCGGCAACTGACTTGAACGAGGATTTCTCGGGCGAAGAAAGAATCGAAGGAGAGCAGACGATCGAAACGAACGATAATGACAcgaatgaagaaaaatgtgGCGCCGACGAATCCAGGAAGGAGTATAACATTGGTATCTTGAAGCAAGTACAAGCGATATTCGGTCATCTGGCTTACAgcaaattacaatattatatacctAGAGGACTATGGAAACACTTTAA GTTACAAGGAGAACCTGTAAATCTTAGAGAACAACAGGACGCTGTAGAATTCTTCATGAGTCTGGTAGAGAGTCTAGATGAGGCACTGAAAGCCTTAGGACATGAGCAGATAATGGGCAAAATTCTTGGTGGCTCATATAGCGACCAAAAAATCTGCAAAGGTTGCCCTCATAG ATATTCCAAAGAGGAGCCGTTCAGTGTGATAAGTGTAGACATACGAAACCACAGTAATTTATTGGATTCTCTTGAGCAATATGTAAAGGGAGAGTTGCTGGAAGGGGCAGACGCTTATCACTGTGATAAGTGCAACAAAAAa gtTGTAACGGTAAAGAGATTGTGCGTGAAAAAACTGCCACCTATTTTAGCAATTCAGTTGAAGAGGTTTGAGTATGATTTTGAACGTGTATGCGCCATAAAATTCAATGATTATTTTGAGTTTCCGCGTGATCTGGATATGGAACCTTACACCGTCTCCGGTTTGGCTAAACTGGAGGGAGAAGTTATCGACTGTGATTATGAGGAATCGATAAAAGGCACATGCACGAAATACCAATTAAGTGGTATTGTGGTTCACAGTGGTCAAGCTAGCGGTGGccattattattcttacataCTACACAG GTTAAATGATGGCACTGCTAAGTGGTACAAGTTCGATGATGGTGATGTAACAGAGTGTAAGatggaagaagaggaagaaatgaAATCTCAGTGCTTCGGCGGTGATTATTTGGGGGAAGTGTTTGATCACATGCTCAAGCGGATGAGTTACCGCAAACAGAAACGATGGTGGAATgcatatatgttattttatacaagATTAGACGTAGAAGAAAATTCTCTAATGAAAAGTGTAAATGAGTTGTCATTGT ATACGAAACTAGGAGTTATGAAAATGCCGTCAGCGATAGAATACAGCGTGCGGAAGCAGAACATCAAATTTATGCACAATCGAAATCAATTTAGTGCTGAATACTTCCAATTTATCAAGAAACTGGTGTCCTGCAATCCACATAATATCAACCGACAGAATGTGAATGAGAAGCTT AGCCCTGAAGCAGAAGAGCTTGCAATGCTATCTGTTCAGTTAGCATCAAGATTCCTCTTTTACACAGGTTTCCATACTAAGAAAACGTTGCGCGGCACTGCAACAGATTGGTATGACATCGTATGTCATCATCTACGCAGTAGTAAAAATGTCCGCTCTTGGTTCGCCAATGAAGTTTTGTTTAATCATCCACACAG ATTTTGCGAGTATCTTCTGAGTTGTCCCAGTACGGAAGTACGCACTGCTTTCCTCAAAATATTGGTATTCCTCGCGCACGTTTCTCTGCAGGATGGTCCGTGTGCTCCACCCAGTCTAAGTGCACCAA CTATACTCTTGGATCCAGTTGCAACACTCAGTGATCACTTGCTGCATGCAGTACTGTCGTTGCTACACCGCGAAATTTCGGATCACGGGCGTCATCTTCCTCATTATTTCTCCCTGTTTCATGCGTACGCTTCGCTTGGACTTGCCGAAAAGGCGCAATTGCTTAAG TTGAATGTTCCGGTTACGTTCATGTTGGTCGCTATTGATGAGGGGCCCGGTCCTACCATAAAGTATCAGTACCCTGAACTGACTAAACTCCATCAGGTAGTGAGCATGCTGATACGATGCTGCGATGTGTCGTCGAAGGCGCATTCGAGTCACACGCAACCTCGTACAGAACCTTTACCAAATCCGTACGGCGACCCTGCCTGTCAGTCGGAATACCTTATGCCGATCCAATCGCAAGCAGCTGACATATTGTTCATTCGTACTAG TTATATCAAGAAACTAATCGAGGATGCTAACGTGACTGAGGATACAGTTAAGCTATTACAATACTGTTGCTGGGAGAATCCGCATTTGTCGCGAACAGTGCTAAGCGAACTGCTATGGCAGATAGGTTTCGCTTACACGCACGAATTGAGGCATCATACCGATATACTGCTCGCGATACTATTAATGGAAGATTCTTGGCAGACGCATCGTGTGCACAATGCGCTTAAAG GAGTCCCAGACGAGCGAGAAGGTTTATTCGAAACGATACAAAGAAGTAAAAATCATTATCAGAAAAGGGCTTACCAATGTATCAAATGTATGGTGCAGCTATTCAGCAAATGCAGACCTGCTCATCAGCTTTTACATCACAGTCCAGAGCTGAAGAGAAAATGGAGTCACGCCATAGATTGGCTTCATGACGAACTGGACAAG AGACCATATGCCTCTACGGCTCCTTATACGCACGCATACAATAATTGGTCTCCGCCAGCACAGTCCAATGATTCTGCAAATGGATACGTGTTGGAGCGCAGCAACAGCGCAAGGAAGACGCTGGAACGAGCGTGCGAGCTATGTCCAGACGTTGACGAGCCAGAAGTCGAAGATACGAGCGAAGATTGTGCGGAAGAAGCCGAGAAATATCAACATATATCTAAATATCAATCTACCAAACCAACCAAATTTCAAACCTCACTTCGGAAGATTCGGAAGACGCGTAACAACAGAGGCTTAGAGTGGGCGTCAATAGA TTATCCCGATTTTACCGTGATTCAAATGCAAGAGGAACAGCAGCCCCAACCAGGACCTTCTCCAGTACACACGCCTCACTTAGCGCTACAAATGCATAATCCGCAAAACTGTGAGTCATCACAAAATACCAGCCAGGATCCATAA